One bacterium DNA segment encodes these proteins:
- the wecB gene encoding UDP-N-acetylglucosamine 2-epimerase (non-hydrolyzing), protein MGARQVGRARPLVVTVFGTRPQFIKLAVLWRPLEERFRSVLIDSGQHYDWELAGVMHADTGLRLPDLHLGVGSSSPAAQIGRVADALDARLARLRPQTVIVFGDTSTTAGAAIAAAYRGIPVAHIEAGMRSFDRSAPEEKNRLIADHLARWRFCPTRTAMANLRREGMRDGLHAVGDLMYEHWLGQRPSLSPPAELPPGGYYYVTTHRAENVDAPERLRSLVRILSGLDAPTVWPVHPRTRKRLTAAGLWQRLRKRPNLMLLPPVPHSRSLALTAGARMVLTDSGGVQREAYWSGVPCLILRDVTEWVELLDCGAARLVGLDARRARAAIDRRWIRRPVTDRIFRQRAPSRVIVRTLARDLARS, encoded by the coding sequence ATGGGAGCACGACAAGTTGGCCGCGCCCGCCCTCTTGTCGTCACCGTCTTTGGCACCCGCCCCCAATTCATCAAACTGGCCGTCCTCTGGCGGCCGCTCGAAGAGCGCTTCCGCTCGGTCCTTATCGATTCGGGTCAACACTACGACTGGGAACTGGCCGGCGTGATGCATGCCGACACCGGACTGCGGCTTCCCGATCTTCATCTGGGTGTCGGATCGTCAAGCCCCGCCGCGCAGATCGGACGGGTGGCCGACGCCCTCGATGCGCGGTTGGCCCGATTGCGGCCCCAGACCGTGATCGTCTTCGGCGATACCAGCACCACCGCCGGCGCCGCCATCGCCGCCGCCTATCGCGGTATCCCGGTGGCGCACATCGAAGCCGGCATGCGCTCTTTTGACCGTTCCGCCCCCGAAGAAAAAAACCGTCTCATTGCCGATCACCTCGCCCGCTGGCGGTTCTGCCCCACACGGACCGCCATGGCCAATCTGCGGCGCGAAGGAATGCGCGACGGACTCCACGCTGTCGGCGATCTGATGTACGAGCACTGGCTTGGTCAACGGCCATCGCTTTCGCCGCCGGCAGAACTGCCGCCCGGCGGGTACTATTATGTCACCACGCACCGGGCCGAGAATGTCGACGCTCCCGAACGATTGCGATCGCTGGTGCGTATTCTCTCGGGCCTCGATGCGCCGACTGTCTGGCCGGTGCATCCGCGCACACGCAAACGGCTGACCGCGGCGGGATTGTGGCAACGTCTGCGAAAGCGCCCGAACCTCATGCTTCTGCCGCCCGTGCCGCACTCGCGCTCGCTGGCGCTCACCGCCGGAGCGCGCATGGTTCTGACCGACTCCGGCGGCGTGCAACGCGAAGCGTATTGGTCCGGGGTGCCCTGCCTGATCCTGCGCGATGTGACCGAGTGGGTGGAATTGCTGGACTGCGGCGCGGCGCGCCTGGTCGGGCTGGATGCGCGCCGAGCGCGCGCGGCCATTGACCGGCGATGGATTCGCCGACCGGTGACCGATCGCATCTTCCGCCAACGCGCCCCGTCGCGGGTCATTGTTCGCACTCTCGCCCGCGATCTGGCGCGGTCGTAA